In one Bacteroidales bacterium genomic region, the following are encoded:
- a CDS encoding hemolysin family protein has protein sequence MLTYLIIIFFSLIFSAFFSGMEIAFVSANRLKIELDKKQKSASSRIINRFTNNPGQYISTMLVGNNIALVLYGIYFAKMAEPSIELYISKNEFIILSIQTVISTLLILVTAEFLPKTVFRQNSNFFLRKLSIPVSLFYIIFYPVSVSSVWFSNFFIKIFTNTKTSKNKENIVLKKIDLDNFLSDTDESDNEDTDTAGEIKIFKNALEFSDIKVRECIVPRNEIVAENINTGIEKLKKKFISSGFSKIFIYKENIDNIIGYVHSLAIFKHSKTIKSALEEISVIPETMPVNKLLNKLLKEHKSVALVVDEFGGTSGIVTMEDIIEEIFGEIEDEHDETVFIETRISDNEFIFSARIEIDYLNDKYKLNLPESEEFETLAGYIFFLHKQMPDKNEIIETNNYTFEILKIDEPKIDTVRVVRK, from the coding sequence ATGTTAACTTATTTAATAATTATATTTTTCTCATTAATATTTTCAGCCTTCTTTTCCGGTATGGAAATAGCTTTTGTTTCTGCTAACAGATTAAAAATTGAGCTTGACAAAAAACAGAAATCTGCTTCATCTCGAATTATAAATAGATTTACTAATAATCCGGGACAATATATTTCAACAATGTTGGTAGGAAATAACATTGCTTTAGTACTATACGGAATTTATTTTGCAAAAATGGCTGAACCGTCAATTGAGCTTTACATTTCTAAAAATGAATTCATTATACTTTCTATTCAAACCGTTATTTCAACTTTATTAATTTTGGTAACAGCAGAATTCCTCCCAAAAACAGTATTCAGACAAAATTCTAACTTTTTTCTACGAAAATTATCTATACCTGTATCACTGTTTTATATAATATTTTATCCTGTATCAGTTTCCAGTGTTTGGTTTTCAAATTTTTTTATTAAAATTTTCACAAATACTAAGACAAGTAAGAACAAAGAAAACATTGTTTTGAAAAAAATTGACTTAGATAATTTCTTATCTGACACTGATGAATCAGACAATGAAGATACTGATACTGCAGGTGAAATAAAAATATTCAAAAATGCATTAGAATTTTCTGACATAAAAGTTCGTGAATGTATTGTTCCGAGAAATGAGATTGTTGCTGAAAATATAAATACCGGAATTGAAAAACTAAAGAAAAAGTTTATTTCAAGCGGCTTCTCAAAAATATTCATTTACAAAGAAAATATTGATAATATTATAGGATATGTACACTCATTAGCCATTTTTAAACATTCTAAAACAATTAAATCAGCATTAGAGGAAATATCTGTTATTCCTGAAACCATGCCGGTAAATAAATTGTTAAACAAATTGTTAAAAGAACATAAAAGTGTTGCATTAGTGGTTGATGAATTCGGAGGAACTTCGGGAATAGTTACAATGGAAGACATCATTGAAGAAATCTTCGGAGAAATAGAAGACGAACATGACGAAACTGTCTTTATTGAAACCCGAATCAGTGATAATGAATTTATTTTTTCTGCCAGAATAGAAATTGATTATCTGAACGACAAATACAAATTGAATCTTCCTGAATCTGAAGAATTTGAAACATTAGCCGGTTATATCTTCTTTTTACACAAGCAAATGCCTGATAAAAATGAGATTATTGAAACCAATAATTATACTTTTGAAATTTTAAAAATTGATGAACCTAAGATTGATACTGTTCGAGTAGTCAGAAAATAA
- a CDS encoding PAS domain-containing sensor histidine kinase, with protein sequence MDQKYINKNKQPEEEDKKLSEYADDIYDQLNPDQYLSIYNKIPVGVILFNKDLIVTDANNTFLKIFEITRNQICNFKINKITDKRILPAFEQVLKGYEGFYEGEYKSTFKNLELFISIHSKPFVYTFDNQIIDGGIAVFQDVTEHTIAERAVNRSYDTFQKVTDNVNAIIYVIDPETFKVLFMNSKAVNVFGEKVGEICHIAFFGTDEKCETCQINTLKKNNIEIGKFLETDFFEKSSGKWFQLSYGFIEWINEKKVMLLTSIDITDVKNAQVKIQEQNIKFEETLKKLTEQNEKINKQSNELKVSGAIKDTMFSIIAHDLRGPVGNITSALDIIIDDIEEFDKKEIIEIIKPVRDSAGSAYNLLVNLLFWAKNESGETFFIREEILINDIIEDVLTLFKPNFESKNIKLINKLNNEYYVFADEHMIHTVIRNLISNAVKYTKVNGIVELSIDKVLKENKEYIKFTVKDTGVGISQENILKMLNTKEFYSTYGTNKEKGTGIGMILTKEFVERHNGFISIKSEIDKGTDISVFLPSEPS encoded by the coding sequence ATGGATCAAAAGTATATAAATAAAAATAAACAACCGGAAGAGGAAGATAAAAAACTTTCTGAATATGCAGATGATATTTATGATCAACTGAATCCTGATCAATATTTGTCAATTTATAATAAAATACCGGTTGGTGTTATTTTGTTCAACAAAGACTTAATAGTAACTGATGCAAATAATACTTTTTTGAAGATTTTTGAAATTACTCGAAATCAAATTTGTAATTTTAAGATTAACAAAATTACCGACAAAAGAATTTTACCTGCATTTGAGCAAGTTTTAAAAGGATATGAAGGCTTTTATGAAGGCGAATATAAATCTACTTTTAAAAATTTAGAGCTTTTTATTTCTATTCATTCAAAACCATTTGTATATACATTTGATAATCAGATAATCGACGGAGGCATTGCAGTATTTCAGGATGTAACAGAACATACGATTGCTGAAAGAGCTGTTAACAGATCATACGATACTTTTCAAAAAGTTACCGACAATGTAAATGCAATAATTTATGTTATAGATCCCGAAACATTCAAAGTATTATTTATGAATTCAAAGGCTGTTAATGTCTTTGGTGAAAAAGTAGGAGAAATTTGTCATATTGCATTTTTTGGAACAGATGAAAAATGTGAAACTTGCCAAATCAATACCTTAAAAAAGAATAATATTGAAATAGGAAAATTTTTAGAAACTGATTTTTTTGAAAAAAGTTCCGGCAAATGGTTTCAATTATCATACGGATTTATTGAATGGATTAACGAAAAGAAAGTGATGCTTCTGACATCAATTGATATTACGGATGTTAAAAATGCTCAAGTGAAAATTCAAGAACAAAACATAAAATTTGAAGAAACATTAAAGAAACTCACAGAACAAAATGAAAAAATCAATAAGCAATCTAATGAATTGAAAGTTTCAGGAGCAATAAAAGACACTATGTTTTCAATTATTGCTCATGACCTCAGGGGGCCGGTAGGAAATATTACAAGTGCTTTAGATATCATAATAGATGATATTGAAGAATTTGATAAGAAAGAAATTATTGAAATAATAAAGCCTGTGAGAGATTCTGCCGGATCTGCATATAACTTACTTGTAAACCTCTTATTTTGGGCAAAGAATGAAAGCGGAGAAACTTTTTTTATAAGAGAAGAGATTCTTATCAATGATATTATTGAGGATGTACTGACATTATTTAAACCAAATTTTGAATCTAAAAATATTAAACTTATTAATAAATTAAATAATGAGTATTATGTGTTTGCTGATGAACACATGATTCATACAGTTATCAGAAATCTTATATCAAATGCAGTAAAATATACAAAAGTAAACGGAATTGTTGAATTAAGTATTGATAAAGTATTAAAAGAGAATAAAGAATATATAAAATTTACCGTAAAAGATACCGGTGTAGGAATTTCACAGGAAAACATTTTAAAAATGCTGAATACTAAAGAGTTTTATTCCACATACGGTACCAATAAAGAAAAAGGAACAGGAATTGGAATGATATTGACAAAGGAATTTGTTGAAAGGCATAATGGTTTTATCAGTATTAAAAGTGAAATTGATAAAGGAACTGATATTTCTGTATTTTTACCTTCAGAACCTTCATAA
- a CDS encoding PorP/SprF family type IX secretion system membrane protein, whose product MIKRILVLFFILLSFFKGESQIYNIHNFYTQNLFFYSPAHTGDKGQFAAFIGYRDHLSLLEDATQTGVVGMHSPITERMNLGTIIKTERIGLFETLSGRLDYAFRTPIAAHHILSFGINGGVMQRNLNFENAVVFDQNDPTLSPDYVKNYVAFAGAAVNYQYKNLNFDIGIPVLYKSQELLFSDYWSFLSYNIFSKSKKWMIQPSAAFIYNAGKQLNYQANLLFNYDNVFWFQPTYKANNSLAFSAGVNFKKIGIAYAYETNSSALSSIGGPSHEVMISYGFFKKRDILEDTTAVDDSQNKFKRKIGDKTYEEYVSSNNYGFYNSIINLTDSMHKEEVSRIDSIKNAARIDSLKRERIRIDSLERVRRDSIRTHTLRHLSEEELKILEEGVHFELGSAIVTEEARNYLDKVAVLITANKNIKVLISGHTCDIGSDETNLMFSKDRAEAVKYYLILKGVNPLRVSTDAKLDAEPVVPNINEENRQQNRRVSFSIIRE is encoded by the coding sequence ATGATAAAAAGAATACTTGTATTGTTCTTTATACTACTTTCTTTTTTTAAAGGAGAATCTCAAATATACAATATACACAATTTCTATACACAAAATCTGTTCTTTTACAGTCCGGCACATACAGGTGATAAAGGTCAATTTGCAGCATTTATTGGTTACAGAGATCATTTAAGTTTATTAGAAGATGCAACTCAAACAGGTGTTGTAGGGATGCATTCTCCAATTACCGAAAGAATGAATTTAGGAACTATTATTAAAACAGAACGCATAGGATTATTCGAAACTTTATCCGGCAGATTAGATTATGCTTTCAGAACGCCTATTGCTGCACATCATATTTTATCATTCGGAATTAACGGCGGAGTAATGCAAAGGAATTTAAATTTCGAGAATGCAGTTGTATTTGATCAGAACGATCCTACATTATCACCCGATTATGTAAAAAATTATGTAGCCTTTGCCGGAGCTGCTGTTAATTATCAATATAAGAATTTAAACTTCGATATTGGAATACCTGTTTTGTATAAATCTCAAGAGTTACTTTTTTCTGATTATTGGTCGTTTTTATCATACAATATATTTTCAAAATCAAAAAAATGGATGATACAACCCTCTGCTGCTTTTATCTATAATGCAGGGAAACAACTAAATTATCAAGCAAATTTATTGTTTAATTATGATAATGTTTTTTGGTTTCAACCAACTTATAAAGCAAATAACAGCTTGGCTTTTTCTGCCGGAGTAAACTTTAAAAAGATTGGTATCGCTTATGCTTATGAAACCAATTCAAGTGCTTTATCTTCAATTGGAGGACCTTCCCACGAAGTAATGATTTCATACGGATTTTTTAAAAAAAGAGATATACTTGAAGACACAACAGCAGTTGACGATTCCCAAAACAAATTTAAAAGAAAGATAGGTGATAAAACATATGAGGAATACGTTTCTTCAAATAATTACGGATTTTATAACAGTATTATTAATTTAACGGATTCAATGCATAAAGAAGAGGTCAGCAGAATAGATTCCATAAAAAATGCAGCAAGGATTGATTCTTTGAAAAGGGAAAGGATAAGGATTGATTCTTTAGAAAGGGTAAGGAGAGATTCAATCAGAACACATACTTTAAGACATCTTTCTGAAGAAGAACTGAAAATATTGGAGGAGGGTGTTCATTTTGAATTGGGTTCTGCCATAGTAACAGAAGAGGCAAGAAATTATCTTGATAAAGTTGCCGTATTAATTACAGCAAATAAAAATATAAAAGTCTTGATTTCCGGACATACCTGTGATATTGGTTCTGATGAAACAAACCTCATGTTCTCAAAGGACAGGGCAGAAGCCGTTAAATATTATTTAATACTGAAAGGAGTTAATCCGTTGAGGGTTTCAACTGATGCAAAACTTGATGCCGAACCTGTTGTGCCTAACATAAATGAAGAAAACCGGCAACAAAACAGGAGAGTTAGTTTTTCAATAATCAGAGAATAA